In Deltaproteobacteria bacterium, the genomic stretch CCGATTTGCGACACCGACATCGCGCTCGAAGGCGCGAAGCCCGGCGACGAGATCTTCTGCGGCTACTGCGGCGCGCCGATCACGCTCGCGAAGGGCACGGACGAGGAGTCGTTCGAGGCCGAGGAGTACTGAGCGCTCAGTAGCGCGGCAGCTTGTCGCGCAGCTCCGCGAGCTTTGGCGCCGCCGCGTCGCGATTCGAGAGCGTCGGCACGAGCACCGGCCACGGCACCGCGAGCTCCGGATCATTCCACGCGATCGCGATCTCGCTCTTCGGCTGATACGGCTCGGTCACCTTGTACTCGACCTCGGCGGTCTCGCTGATCACGAGAAAGCCGTGCGCGAAGTTCGGCGGGATCCAGAGCTGGCGGAAGTTCGTGGCCGTGAGAGGCGTCATGAAGTGCTTGCCGAACGTGGGCGAGCCGATGCGGATGTCGACCGCGACGTCGAGGATCTCGCCCGCGATGCAGCGCACGAGCTTGCCCTGCGCGGGATCGAGCTGGGCATGCAGGCCGCGCAGCGTGCCCTGGCGCGAGCGTGAGTGGTTGTCCTGCACGAAGGGCGCGCTGATGCCGTGCTGCGCGTAGCGCTCGGCGCGGTAGGTCTCGAGGAAGAAGCCGCGTTCGTCTTGGTGCACGAAGGGCTCGATCAGAAGGACGCCGGGGAGGGGTGTTTGGTGAACCTTCATCGTGGGGGCTCGTTCGTTGCGCCGCGCCGTGCGGGGGGCCGGGGGCTGCTGCGCGCGATGGCTCGCTCGGGGCTTGCCGGTTGAAGGTGGCACTTGGGCGCCTGGCGGAGTGGCGTGGACGGTTTCCGCCGGCTTGCTCGCGCCCCTCGCTGCGCTTGATTCGCGCTCCGCAGCCCCCGGCCCCCCGCACGGCGCTCCTCGGCGAAGAGGCCGAACGCTCTGGGTGTTAGGGCGGGCGAATCTTCGGCGGCTGCGAGCCGCCGAAGATTCGTTGCGTGCTGGGATGCTCGTGCGCGCAGCGAAGATGAGTTGCCCGAGATCACCTCGGCTCCTTCGCGATGCGCGTCAGGTAAGCGCCGTAGGCGTTGTTCTTCATCTCGGCGCCGAGGCGGAGCAGTTGCTCCGTGTCGATCAGCTGCATGCGCCAGGCGATCTCTTCGATGCAGGCGACCATCAAACCTTGGCGCTCTTGGACTGCCTGGATGTATTGGCCGGCTTGGAGCAGCGACTCGTGCGTTCCGGTGTCGAGCCAGGCGAAGCCGCGGCCCAACAGCTCTACGCGCAGCTGGCCGCGCCTCAGGTAGGCGAGGTTCACGTCCGTGATCTCGAGCTCGCCGCGCGCGGAGGGCCTCAGCGCGGCGGCGACGTCGCTCACGTTCCGGTCGTAGAAGTAGAGGCCCGTGACCGCCCAGTTCGACTTCGGCTGCTTCGGCTTCTCCTCGATCGAGATCGCGCGCTGCTGCGCGTCGAGCTCGACGACGCCGTAGCGCTCGGGGTCGCGCACGAAGTAGCCGAACACCGTGCCGCCCTCTTCGCGCGCGCCCGCCGCGCGCAGCGTCTCCGAGAGCCCGTGCCCGTAATACAGGTTGTCGCCGAGCACGAGCGCCGCAGGGCCGCCCGCGAGGAACTCGCGCCCGATCGTGAACGCCTGCGCGATCCCTTCAGGCTTCGGCTGCACCGCGTACGAGATCGACATCCCGACGCGCGCCCCGTCCCCTAACAAGCGCTGGAAGTTCGCCTGATCCTCCGGCGTCGTGATCACGAGCACGTCGCGAATCCCCGCCAGCATCAGCACCGACAGCGGGTAGTAGACCATCGGCTTGTCGTACACGGGCAACAGCTGCTTCGAGACGCCACGCGTAATCGGATACAGCCGCGTCCCCGTCCCGCCCGCGAGCAAAATCCCGCGCCGCGTCACAGCCGAACCCCAACACCACGCACTCTCCGAGAAGCGCGCATCAGCAACCAAGCAGGCAACGACGCCGGAGCCGCTCGAAGCGGCGACGGCGTCGCCCGCCTCCCACCCCGCGATGAACCCCTCCGAAAACGAGGAGCGCCGCGCGGCGCGGCGCCCGCGCGGGCCTAACAAGCGGCACGTCGGCTCTCTCAAGGCAAAAACGCTCCGACGTTCGCCAGCTTCCGCGGCAGATACTCGTCGATCACGTAGTTCAGCCCCCACTTCGCGAGCGCCTGCTGTTCGGCGCGCACGCCCATTTGCAGCAGATCGTTCATCGCCTTCTGCCAAGGTTTGTGCGCCTTGAAGAACGGATCGTTCTTCAGCGCATCGCGCGCGCGCTTGATGTCGACGTCGAGCAGCGGGTGCGTCGGCAGCTGGTAGTCGCGGATGTCCTGCGGCGTCACGCCGAGGAAGCGCGCCTGGGGCACGCAGAAGAACTGCGAGAGGTGCGCCGCGTTGCCCGAGCCCACTTTCAGCGTGCGATAGATGTTCGAGATGCCGTACGGATCGCAGTCGACGAACGCGTAGACGGGAATCTTCGATTCGTCGGAGAGCTTGCGGATGAAGCGGCGCGTCGCGCGCGTGGGCACGCCCGCGAGCGAGACGAGGATGCAGTCCGCGGTCTGCCAGAACTTGTGGCTCTGCAGGCGCTGGAACACGCCGCCGGTCTCGATCGCGAGGATGAACTTCGCGTCGGTCTCGAACGAGAGATGCTCGACCGTGCTCGGGATCGAGTACGCGCCGCTGCCGAACCTCGTGCAGTCGATGCGCTCCACCTCGCCCGTCTCGCGATCGGGATCGAGCACGACGAGGTTGCCAGCGACCGCGCCGCCGTGCTCGTCGGGAATGAAGCGGAGCTGCTCGCGCGAGAGCCCGCGCACCGAGAACATCGCCTCGATGTCGTCCATCACCGCGTCGCTCTCGGTCTGCTCGTCGAAGCGCGCGTCGTTCCAGTTCTTCGACTGGTAGTAGGCGTCGCGCTTCGTGGCGAAGTCGTTCGTCTCCACGAGCTGCTTCGAGAGGCCCATCATGCGCAGCGTCTGCGCGAAGCTCTTCACCGTGTTCACGGTGAGCGTGCGCACCTTCTTCTGCTTGCCGATCTCGAAGTAGCCCTTCGCCTCTGCGTACTTCACGTTCGCGAGCGAGCGAATCGGAAACGCGAGGTCGGGCTTGCCGCGCTTGTTCACCTGGCCGTGCACGCCCGATGCGCTGTCGCGAATCGCGCCGACCGTCACGTCGTCGAGCGCGGAGTTCTTGCGCCGGATCTCTTCGGCGCGCTTCTGCGCGTCCTTCTCGCTGATGCTCGGCGCGGGCTTCTTCTTCGCCGCCGCCGCTGCCTTCGCCTTCTTCGCGGCCATCACACCTTCCGGCTCTTCTCGAGCATGTGAGTGAGGTTGGCGACGACCTTGTCGCGCTCCTTGTCGTCGAAGCCGAGAATCTCCTGCAAGCCGATCGCGACCTGCGGCAGATACTTGTCGATGTACGAGCGCTTCTTCGCCTCGTCAGCCTCGCGGCGCCGCTTGCGAATGAACATCGCGACCTGCCGGCCGCACTCCTGCAGCGCGAGGCGCATCTCCTTCACGATCTCGTCGTAGTGCGCGATCGCTTCCTTGCTCTCGCTCGTGAACGGCACCCACACGCTCGCGATGTGGATCATCACGAGCATCGGGCCGACCGGCAGCGCGCCCTTCGGCTGCTGCAGCTGGTACGAGCGCCAATCCGTGCTGATCACCGCCTTCGTCGCCGCGCACGCGCCTTGCTGATACTGGAGGGGCACGCGGTTCGCGTAGCGGTAGAGCGTGATCGCTTCTTCGGCGGAGAGATCGCCGCCGTACGCGAGGCCGGCCTCGATCAAGAACGGGTTGCCGCGGTAGACGACGGGCTTGCGCGTGACGGTGGCGTAGAAGTCCGCCTTCACCTCTTGCTTCAGCGCGCTCTCGATCAGCTTCTCGCCGATCGGCGCGATGCAGTCGGTCGGCGGCGCCATGATCTTCGTCGCCTGGATCGCGCGGTGAACCTTCTCCGCCTCTTCGCGCGTGATCTCCTGCGGGCGGCGATTGCTCTTCACGTTCGCCTTCTCGCAGATCTCGTCCGCGAGCCGGCCCGAGAGGCGCGAGAAGTCGTTCTGCAAGCAGCTGCGCAGGTTGCGCGCCTGCGTGTCGCGGAACATCTGCATCAGCACGCCGAGCTCGACGCCGTACGGATGCGGCTTGATCTCCGCGGTCTCCGGCGGCAGCTCCTTCGTCACGCGCTCGAACAGAATCGCGCCGTTGGTCTTGTCCGGGCTCGGCGGCAGGTACTCGATGCGCGCGTGCGGGTTCGCGAGGGCGATCTGGCGCACGTAGGCGTCGACCGACTGCTTGCCGCCGCGGTACGCGCCCTCGAGCTCGATCTCGACGCGCGTTCCGTGCGCGTGATGCCACTCGACCGTCTCTTCTCGCGTGACGCGCGGGTCGTTCGTCTTCGTGTCGATCACGAGCTCGAACAGGTGCGCGGGCTTCTTGTCGCCCGTGCGCGTGACGATCCGCACGGGCTTGCCCGTCGTGAGCAGCCCATACATGCCCGCGGCGCTGATGCCGATGCCCTGCTGGCCGCGGCTCTGGCGCAGGCGGTGGAACTTCGAGCCGTAGAGCAAGCGCCCGAAGATCTTCGGCACCTGCTGCTTCACGATGCCGGGGCCGTTGTCCTCGATCGCGACGCGGAAGCGCGTCTCCTCGAGCTGCACGATCTCGACGCGGATGTCCGGCGCGATGCCAGCCTCCTCGCACGCGTCGAGCGAGTTGTCGACCGCTTCCTTCACGGTCGTGAGGAGCGCCTTGGCGGGGTTGTCGAAGCCGAGCAGGTGGCGGTTCTTGGCGAAGAACTCGGACACCGAGATGTCGCGCTGCTTCTTCGCCATGTCGGCCGCGGTCGCGCTGGCGCGCGCCTTCGGCGCTTTTCGCCGGCCGGCGTGGTCGTCGCTGCCCGTCTCCGGCTCCTCGGCGGGCGCCGGCTCTGCCGCGGCGCGCTTGCTCGCCGCGCTCATCGCCTCGCTCGCGGGCGCATCGCTCGCCGCCCCCGGCGCAAACAGGCTCCCCTGCCGGTTCATCTCCCGGTTCCCCCCAGCCGCGGATGATGCTGGGCGAAACACACGGAGCAAGGGCGCAGCCGCGGATCGGCGCGCGAGTTACGCAGGAGATCGGGGACGTTGTTGCGTAGGTCGACCGGCCCGACCCGTCGGCTGGGTGCGTTCTTGCGCAGCGCGTCTACGCGAGCGCGATCTTCTGCCCGCGAAAGTTCCCAATCAGGCGGACGCGGCCGCTGCGCAATAGCTCGACCACGGTGGTCACGACTTCGCGGTCGTCCTCGGTCAGCTCGCCGAGCGTCGTCACGAGCTCGAGCAGCGTGGTCTCCACGACCGCGTCGGTCTCGGCGTCGAAGATCGCCCGCGCCTGCATCGCTGCCGCTGCTGTCCGCATGACCGTGTCTCCCCCGTCTGGCGAATTGGATGCAGCGCACATGCCAGGCGTTCACGGGCTTTACGCTGGCTTTACCCGGCGCGTATGAAGTGCTCGAACCCCGCGCACCCGCAGCGGTTTCTCGCGTGCGGAAGGGCGCCTCGGCCGGGCGCGGCGGTGACGAAATGCGGACGCAGCGGCCGAATTTCGACAGCGCGTGAACACGGGGCGTCATGGCGCGCCCGCCGAGCTCGCGCTCACGCCCCGCATGCCGATCGCCTCCGTCATCGCGCTCGTGTCCACGCGCGCATCGCCCGCGAGGTCCGCGATCGTGCGCGAGACGCGCAGCACGCGGTGGGCGGCACGGGCGCTGAGGCCGAACTTCTCGACCGCGCGGCCGAGCAGCGCGCGCGCGTCGGGCGTCGCGAGCGTGAGCTCGTGCAGCGCGTTCGCCGGGATCTCGCTGTTCGCGGCGAGGCCGAGCGGCGCGAGGCGCAGCGCCTGCTTCTCTCGCGCGCGCAGCACGCGCTCGCGCACGCGCGCGCTCGGCTCCTCGCCCGCGGGCGCGTCGAGCTCGCGGAACGGGACGGGCTTCACCGCGACGTGCAGGTCGATGCGATCGAGCAGCGGGCCGGAGAGGCGCGCCTCGTAGCGCGCGATCGAGTCGTCGTCGCAGCGGCAGTCGCGCACGCCGCTCTTGTGCCAGCCGCAGTTGCACGGGTTGCACGCTGCCACGAGCGAGAAATGCGCTGGCAGCGCGACGCGGTACTGCGCGCGTGCGAGCACGACGACGCGCTCTTCCAGCACCTGCCGCAGCGACTCGAGGCAGCGCCGCTCGAACTCGGGCAGCTCATCGAGGAACAGCACTCCGCAGTGCGCGAGCGTCACTTCGCCCGGCTGCGGCGGTGCGCCGCCGCCGAGCAGGCCCGCGCGGCTCGCCGAGTGATGCGGCGCGCGGAACGGGCGCACGAACGCGAGCGGCGCATCGGGCTCGAGCGTGCCCGCTGCGCTGCGAATGCGCGCCACTTCGATGGCCTCCTCGAAGCGCAGCGGCGGGAGAATCCCAGGCAGCGCGCGCGCGAGCAGCGTCTTGCCCGCGCCCGGCGCCCCGCGCAGTAGCAGGCCGTGCGCGCCGGCCGCGGCCACCTCGAGCGCGCGCTTCGCGTGCGCTTGCCCCTTGATCGCGGCGAGGTCGTGCTCGCACGCGACTTCTCCGCGCAGAACGCGTGGCTTCGCGCGCGGCAGCTCGTGCGTGTCGTGCAGCCAAGCGAGCGCGTCGATCAGCGACTCCGCCACGAACACCTGCGCGCTCTGCGCGAGCGCCACCTCCGCCTCGTTCTCCGCGGGAGCCACGATGCGCGAGCAGCCGGCGCGCGCGAGCGCGAGCACCTGCGCGAGCGCGCCGCGCACGGGGCGAATCCGGCCGTCGAGCGAGAGCTCGCCGACGAGGCCGAGCGCGAGCGTCGACTCCCACGGCACCGCGCCCGCCGCGGCGAGCACGCCGATCGCAATCGGCAGATCGAGCCCCGCGCCGCTCTTGCGCAGCGATGCGGGCGCGAGGTTCACCGTGATGCGGCGATCGGGGAAACGCTGCCCCGTCGCGTGAATCGCGGCGCGCACGCGCGCGGCGCTCTCGCGCACGGCCGCCTCGGGCAAACCCACGATGTCGACGCGCGGCAGCTGCGAGCTGATGCGCACCTCGACCTCGACGGGCACGCCGTCGACGCCGATCAGCGCGCCGCCGAGCACGCGCGGCACGCGCGCCGCGCTGTCGTCTTCGATGGTGCGTTCTTCTGCGAGCAGCGAATCGAGCGACGCGTCGTCGAGCGCGTCGTCAGGAATGTTGGCCACTGGGTTCTGCCAACGGGACCGCGGGGTGAGCGGCCAGGGCGATGAAGGCAGGGCCCGCTTTCGCGAACCCTGCCTTCCACCCTTGAGAAGCCCCGCCAGGGATGGGGCATCCGACCCTTAAGTGGTGCGCAGCGACGGAAAGTGTCAGCGCTCTCCGAGAAAGCGAGCTTGCCGAGTTACGTTCGCTGCCGTGTGGTTTCGCAGCGTGAGAATTGCGTGCCTGTGCGCCCTGGCTGTCGCGACAGTTGCCGGTTGCGGTGCGGCGCCTCCCACCGTGAGCGCAGCAGCCGCGGCCCCGCCCCAAGATCCCGCGCAGTTCAGCGCTGAGCGCTTTCGCGCCAACGTCGCGGCGCTGGTCGAGCTCGGCGCGCGTGCGCCGGGCGACGAAGCGAGCGCACACGCACGCGCGTGGGCGAAAGCGAACGCTCCCGCAGCGCGAGCGGACGCGGTCGTTGCGCTGATCGCGCCGCTCACCGCGAGCGGCGACAGCTCCGACGGGCTGGCGGATGCGAGCTCGGGCGCGGCGCTGATCCTGGAGGCCGCGCGCGCGCTCGCGGCTCGAGACGCTGCGCCGCGCGTAGAGCTGTTCGATTCGAGTGCGCTGGCATCCGCTGCGCTCGCCGGCACCGCGCTCGCGGTCTACGTGCCGCGCGCGTGCGCGCTGCCACAGCGCCGCGACCTGCTCTCGCACCGCGTGCTGCGCGAGCGCTTCTTCGACTTTGCCGGCGCGGAGGCGGGCGCCGCGGGCTTCGAGCAGAGCGAAGCGCCGCACGAAGCGCTGCTGGCAGCGGGCGCGCGCCGCGTCGTGGTCCTCGATGCGCCGCGCGCGAGCGGTGCGGCCTGCGACCCGCAAAAGTTCGTGGATGCGCTCGTGCGCTTTGTACGCGATGCATCTGCACTGCTGACTCGCGGTTCTGCACACGGCGTGAATGCGCCGCCCGCCGAGGCGTCTCAGCCCACAGACGGCGCAGTCGCGCCTCAGGAGAACTCATGAACGCTCTGCTCAAACGCTCAGGTGTCTCGCTCGGTCTCATCGCTGCCGCTGGCATGCTCGCCAGCTGCGCCACCAACACCGGCACTGTGATGGACGACAAGCGCGCTCAGGGCGCGCTGATCGGCGCCGCCGCGGGCGCGGCGACCGGCGCCGCCGCGAGCAAGCGCAACGCGAAGGGCGCCGGCATCGGCGCGCTCGTGGGCGCGCTCGCGGGCGCGGGCATCGGCCACTACCTCGAGAACAAGGAGCGCGCGGCGCAGGAGCTCGACGCGATCCCGGACGCGAACGTCGAGATCGAGGGCGACTCGGTCGTCGTCACGTTCGCGGGCGAAGTCATGTTCGACTCGGGCTCACGCAACCTCTCGCCGGGCGCGCTCTCTCGGCTCGACTCAGTGGCGGCCACGATCAACCGCTACCCCGACGCCGATGTGATCGTGAAGGGCCACACGGACTCACAGGGCCCCGAGGACGCGAACATGCGCCTCTCCGAGGACCGCGCGGTGATGGTGAAGAACCACCTCGTGCTGAAGAACGTGGACGTGCGCCGCATCACGACGCTCGGCTTCGGCGAAAGCCAGCCGATGGCGACCAACGCGACGCCCGAGGGCCGCGCGATGAACCGCCGCGTCGAGATCGAGCTGCGCCCGCAGCAGCGCGTGCGCGAGAGCTACTGACTCGGA encodes the following:
- a CDS encoding DNA topoisomerase IV subunit A; its protein translation is MAAKKAKAAAAAKKKPAPSISEKDAQKRAEEIRRKNSALDDVTVGAIRDSASGVHGQVNKRGKPDLAFPIRSLANVKYAEAKGYFEIGKQKKVRTLTVNTVKSFAQTLRMMGLSKQLVETNDFATKRDAYYQSKNWNDARFDEQTESDAVMDDIEAMFSVRGLSREQLRFIPDEHGGAVAGNLVVLDPDRETGEVERIDCTRFGSGAYSIPSTVEHLSFETDAKFILAIETGGVFQRLQSHKFWQTADCILVSLAGVPTRATRRFIRKLSDESKIPVYAFVDCDPYGISNIYRTLKVGSGNAAHLSQFFCVPQARFLGVTPQDIRDYQLPTHPLLDVDIKRARDALKNDPFFKAHKPWQKAMNDLLQMGVRAEQQALAKWGLNYVIDEYLPRKLANVGAFLP
- the rfbC gene encoding dTDP-4-dehydrorhamnose 3,5-epimerase produces the protein MKVHQTPLPGVLLIEPFVHQDERGFFLETYRAERYAQHGISAPFVQDNHSRSRQGTLRGLHAQLDPAQGKLVRCIAGEILDVAVDIRIGSPTFGKHFMTPLTATNFRQLWIPPNFAHGFLVISETAEVEYKVTEPYQPKSEIAIAWNDPELAVPWPVLVPTLSNRDAAAPKLAELRDKLPRY
- a CDS encoding YifB family Mg chelatase-like AAA ATPase, which gives rise to MPRVLGGALIGVDGVPVEVEVRISSQLPRVDIVGLPEAAVRESAARVRAAIHATGQRFPDRRITVNLAPASLRKSGAGLDLPIAIGVLAAAGAVPWESTLALGLVGELSLDGRIRPVRGALAQVLALARAGCSRIVAPAENEAEVALAQSAQVFVAESLIDALAWLHDTHELPRAKPRVLRGEVACEHDLAAIKGQAHAKRALEVAAAGAHGLLLRGAPGAGKTLLARALPGILPPLRFEEAIEVARIRSAAGTLEPDAPLAFVRPFRAPHHSASRAGLLGGGAPPQPGEVTLAHCGVLFLDELPEFERRCLESLRQVLEERVVVLARAQYRVALPAHFSLVAACNPCNCGWHKSGVRDCRCDDDSIARYEARLSGPLLDRIDLHVAVKPVPFRELDAPAGEEPSARVRERVLRAREKQALRLAPLGLAANSEIPANALHELTLATPDARALLGRAVEKFGLSARAAHRVLRVSRTIADLAGDARVDTSAMTEAIGMRGVSASSAGAP
- a CDS encoding OmpA family protein; its protein translation is MNALLKRSGVSLGLIAAAGMLASCATNTGTVMDDKRAQGALIGAAAGAATGAAASKRNAKGAGIGALVGALAGAGIGHYLENKERAAQELDAIPDANVEIEGDSVVVTFAGEVMFDSGSRNLSPGALSRLDSVAATINRYPDADVIVKGHTDSQGPEDANMRLSEDRAVMVKNHLVLKNVDVRRITTLGFGESQPMATNATPEGRAMNRRVEIELRPQQRVRESY
- the rfbA gene encoding glucose-1-phosphate thymidylyltransferase RfbA, with protein sequence MTRRGILLAGGTGTRLYPITRGVSKQLLPVYDKPMVYYPLSVLMLAGIRDVLVITTPEDQANFQRLLGDGARVGMSISYAVQPKPEGIAQAFTIGREFLAGGPAALVLGDNLYYGHGLSETLRAAGAREEGGTVFGYFVRDPERYGVVELDAQQRAISIEEKPKQPKSNWAVTGLYFYDRNVSDVAAALRPSARGELEITDVNLAYLRRGQLRVELLGRGFAWLDTGTHESLLQAGQYIQAVQERQGLMVACIEEIAWRMQLIDTEQLLRLGAEMKNNAYGAYLTRIAKEPR
- a CDS encoding DNA topoisomerase VI subunit B, yielding MNRQGSLFAPGAASDAPASEAMSAASKRAAAEPAPAEEPETGSDDHAGRRKAPKARASATAADMAKKQRDISVSEFFAKNRHLLGFDNPAKALLTTVKEAVDNSLDACEEAGIAPDIRVEIVQLEETRFRVAIEDNGPGIVKQQVPKIFGRLLYGSKFHRLRQSRGQQGIGISAAGMYGLLTTGKPVRIVTRTGDKKPAHLFELVIDTKTNDPRVTREETVEWHHAHGTRVEIELEGAYRGGKQSVDAYVRQIALANPHARIEYLPPSPDKTNGAILFERVTKELPPETAEIKPHPYGVELGVLMQMFRDTQARNLRSCLQNDFSRLSGRLADEICEKANVKSNRRPQEITREEAEKVHRAIQATKIMAPPTDCIAPIGEKLIESALKQEVKADFYATVTRKPVVYRGNPFLIEAGLAYGGDLSAEEAITLYRYANRVPLQYQQGACAATKAVISTDWRSYQLQQPKGALPVGPMLVMIHIASVWVPFTSESKEAIAHYDEIVKEMRLALQECGRQVAMFIRKRRREADEAKKRSYIDKYLPQVAIGLQEILGFDDKERDKVVANLTHMLEKSRKV